The segment TCCGAACTGCGGGGCGATTGCCTGTGGCAGCCACATCAAGACCGAACGGCTGGAAGGGGAGCCGGTCTGTACGGGCTGTGCGGTCACGGAGCGATTCGCGTTGAAGACGAAGTACTTCTACGACGAGGAGAATCTCGAGGCGTTCCGCGAGGAGTACGCCGCGATGCCGATTCACGAGAAGGCGATGGAGAACAAGCTCCTCGCTGGAGGCGGCTTGATCACGATGGTGCTGGTTATTCTAGCTTTACTCGTGCTGGGCGGTATCGTCTGAGCCGGCGTGTTCTCATCAGACACATTCCGGTAGCTGAATCCTTCAGTTTGCATATCCGCGATGAGTGGTGGGTGTTAACGAAGTGAGGGACACTCGTGTTAGTGGAAGAGGAATTTCGCTGTCGCGAGAGCGTCGGTGGCTCGTCGAAGATCAGTGGTCACCTCCTGTTAACCAACAAAGCGTCTGACCGCCCCAGACCGTCTGAAGAGTACGAATAGCAAACTATTCCGGAGTAGAAGGGACCGCTATACGCCGTCAGGTCGGGGTGCATTCTCGTACTTGATCATCTTCTTGGGCTTCTCGGAGATGGTCTCGTAGATCCGCTGGAGCGTCTCCTCGGCCGCAAGCAACTTGTGGTCCTTGAGGAACTCGCGACCCTCCTCGGTGAGCCCATAGAACTTCCAGGGATAGCCCTGCCGGCGCTGATCATCGTCCAGGGCGACTTCCTTGACGATGCCGACGTCAATGAGCTTCTGGATGTGCTTGTAGACGGTCGCATCGCTCACACTGGGGTTGAGCTCCACGAGTTCGTACATCGACGGGAGTTGTTGGGGATGGGCGAGAATATCGTTGAGAAGTGAAAACCGGGTCTGCTGTGTAATGAAGTGGACGAGTTCGCGTGGTGTCGTGTCGTCATCGTCGTCCAAACTGGCGCCCATACCTATCTGTTAGACTGAACGTAGCAAAGTAATTTACTCTAGAGTAAACTACACAGACCACTCACTCCATTTGATGGGTTGCTCGATTCGCGTACTATCCATCGGCGACGACAGCCACTCGTGGAATGGTCACGCATCGAGGCGTTGGAGCAATTGCGTGACGTAGGGACTATTCTCCCAACTACGATGCGGGCTGATCGTCGTAATCAGTGTGCTCGCTTCTTCCGTGGTCAGATGCCCATTCCGGGCGTAGTCCACGATCAGCCGCGGTGTCGGGACGATCCGTGGCCCCTGTAGTACGGTGTGGATGAGGGGGAAGTTCGTCCCGCCGAACTCGTCGGTGAGAAACCCGTCCACGTCGAGCGCATTCGCGAGGACGATGCCATCGGTTTCGCCGTCGTCGAGGCCGAAGGTCGGCCGTGAGTCTGGCGTATCGTCGCGCTCGTATGGATCCTCGACCGTGTAGTGGCTGCGGGCTGCGAGGACGTTGTTCGCGGCTGCGCCGTGGATATCCTGATACTGTGTGATGTCGCGGAGTTCGGTCACGACTTCCGGTGGGACGAACACTTCACACGAGGTGAGGAGATACTGGAATGGGTCTGAGGTGCCGGTATCGACGGCTGCGTCGGCCCGAGGCACGACGAGACTGACGAGTGCGCTGGTGTCGGCGACGACCGTTCGCAGTCGCTGGCCGCTCATCGATCGTCGTCAGCGGTGTCGATTGCCGTCGCGTCGCCATCGTAGATGTCAACGTCGTCGGGGGCAGCGAGATCGAGTGGCTCGTCCTCGAGGTCCGCTTTGAGAAGCCGGAGCCGCTGGGCGGTCTCAGCGCCGACCAACTGCTTGACCGTCTCGAACTCAAGCTGGTCGTCGTAGTACTTGGTCGCGACGAGTTCTTGGAACGTCTCACTATCGGCGGTATCTTCGATGTACTCGCGAATTGCCTCGACAAGCAAATCCGTCCGATCCTTGTCGAAGAGCTCCGCGATCGCGTCCAGCCGGTCGACGAGATACTCCGGCGACTGGAAGTGCACTCGTCGCGGATCGTCACTCGCACTCATTCTATGTGCAAGTTCTGCACATAGTTGCATAACGGTTTCGGCGACTGCACAGAGCTTGCACATCAGAGCACTTGGAACAGGACTCACTCACGCCAGTCTCAGCCGTCGTTCTGTGCGTTCAGTTCGTCGAGAAACCAGGTGGCTGCCGTCCCG is part of the Haloplanus rubicundus genome and harbors:
- a CDS encoding ribbon-helix-helix domain-containing protein — protein: MSASDDPRRVHFQSPEYLVDRLDAIAELFDKDRTDLLVEAIREYIEDTADSETFQELVATKYYDDQLEFETVKQLVGAETAQRLRLLKADLEDEPLDLAAPDDVDIYDGDATAIDTADDDR
- a CDS encoding helix-turn-helix domain-containing protein, giving the protein MGASLDDDDDTTPRELVHFITQQTRFSLLNDILAHPQQLPSMYELVELNPSVSDATVYKHIQKLIDVGIVKEVALDDDQRRQGYPWKFYGLTEEGREFLKDHKLLAAEETLQRIYETISEKPKKMIKYENAPRPDGV